The Aeromicrobium sp. Leaf245 genome includes a region encoding these proteins:
- a CDS encoding 2Fe-2S iron-sulfur cluster-binding protein, translated as MKFITPGTVLQETHMAVVTFVSHDGEKYEAPLEEGQSLMQVAVNEAIPGIDGDCGGEAACGTCHVVVDPQWSEQVGLSGAEEEAMLAMNPERQPTSRLACQMSVCPSWDGLTVKLPEFQL; from the coding sequence ATGAAGTTCATCACGCCCGGGACAGTTCTTCAGGAGACTCACATGGCAGTTGTCACCTTCGTGTCGCACGACGGCGAGAAGTACGAAGCCCCGCTGGAGGAGGGCCAGTCGTTGATGCAGGTCGCGGTCAACGAGGCAATCCCGGGCATCGACGGGGACTGCGGCGGAGAGGCTGCCTGCGGGACCTGTCACGTGGTCGTCGACCCCCAGTGGTCCGAGCAGGTCGGCCTGTCCGGAGCTGAAGAAGAAGCAATGCTCGCGATGAACCCCGAGCGGCAGCCGACTTCCCGGCTCGCGTGCCAGATGTCGGTCTGCCCCTCGTGGGACGGCTTGACCGTCAAACTGCCCGAATTTCAGCTGTGA
- a CDS encoding AraC family transcriptional regulator, giving the protein MVEPCVPPLAFVQLLAGEALEPDAVARFRRVMAREGVSESTMVERDVQAPLRWFREVYPALDSAQATHLGRACAAQAQLTTFGPLSLPLVSAGSVAEIVELLTYLPLISTALSPQLHHSDHGLTVGFTGHTGDPDLDRLVITYCGSALVRLLKLLVGDMSAVTLHLAWSAPADLAGHPDVLSGQLAFDAPISFLRVPAETLSEVCRFSDPIAYRHAIAELEKALELRNGPLSFSRTVRLLVDEGDVLRSSRSVADELSMSASTFKRRLAGEGTTFRELRETSLRERAVLRLLERTATVSEIASDLGYSDLANFSHAFKRWTGKSPRQFQREQGVR; this is encoded by the coding sequence ATGGTCGAGCCGTGCGTGCCGCCGCTTGCATTCGTGCAGCTGCTCGCGGGCGAAGCGCTGGAGCCGGACGCCGTCGCGCGGTTTCGCCGCGTCATGGCTCGCGAGGGAGTCAGCGAGTCGACGATGGTCGAACGCGATGTCCAGGCGCCGCTGCGCTGGTTTCGAGAGGTGTATCCGGCACTTGACTCCGCCCAAGCCACCCATCTCGGACGTGCGTGCGCGGCGCAGGCTCAATTGACCACCTTCGGGCCACTGAGCCTGCCGTTGGTCAGTGCAGGCTCGGTCGCGGAGATCGTGGAGCTGCTGACCTACCTGCCGTTGATTTCGACCGCTCTCAGTCCTCAGCTGCATCACTCCGATCACGGTCTGACCGTCGGTTTCACCGGACATACCGGTGATCCGGACCTGGATCGGTTGGTGATCACTTATTGCGGATCGGCACTCGTGCGACTGCTGAAGCTGCTCGTCGGTGACATGTCGGCCGTCACGCTGCACCTGGCTTGGTCGGCGCCTGCAGACCTGGCCGGTCATCCGGATGTGCTGAGTGGCCAGCTGGCTTTCGATGCCCCGATCTCATTCCTCCGGGTACCTGCTGAGACCCTGAGCGAGGTTTGTCGGTTCTCCGATCCGATCGCCTACCGGCACGCGATCGCCGAGCTCGAGAAGGCTCTCGAGCTCCGGAATGGGCCTCTGTCGTTCTCACGGACCGTGAGGCTTCTGGTGGATGAGGGCGACGTCCTGAGAAGCAGCCGATCGGTCGCCGATGAGCTGTCGATGTCGGCCAGCACTTTCAAGCGGCGACTTGCCGGTGAGGGAACCACCTTCCGTGAGCTGCGCGAGACCTCCCTGCGAGAGCGGGCGGTACTGCGTCTGCTGGAGCGAACGGCGACGGTGAGCGAGATTGCCAGCGACCTTGGCTACAGCGACCTTGCCAACTTTTCGCACGCGTTCAAGCGATGGACCGGGAAGTCTCCGCGTCAGTTCCAGCGCGAGCAGGGAGTTCGGTGA
- a CDS encoding TetR/AcrR family transcriptional regulator has product MPTPLRESYRAHLRRRALEAAYVETVAKGWDKVRVGHIAILIGAPRAMLYKEFGDKQALGEALVLHEADRFLAGIKNLLASYPTDAAGGIQAAVQYTLTEAERSPLLRAVLVSHRDPALETSALDARKGMLPLITTSGRLLDVASDALAAWMHQQFPQLDVVDVQNATDALVRLAVSHLALPGADAEATGQQISEVALRYLGLRRSEPADAPRRVDPTVTVR; this is encoded by the coding sequence ATGCCCACGCCGCTTCGGGAGTCGTACCGAGCCCATCTGCGGAGACGTGCTTTGGAGGCGGCGTACGTCGAGACCGTGGCAAAGGGCTGGGACAAGGTCCGGGTGGGACACATTGCGATCCTGATCGGTGCCCCGCGCGCCATGTTGTACAAGGAGTTCGGCGACAAGCAGGCGCTGGGTGAAGCGCTGGTCCTTCACGAGGCCGACCGTTTCCTTGCGGGGATCAAGAATCTTCTGGCGTCGTACCCGACCGACGCCGCGGGCGGCATCCAGGCGGCGGTTCAGTACACCTTGACCGAGGCGGAGAGGAGCCCGTTGTTGCGGGCAGTCCTCGTCTCACACCGCGATCCGGCGCTGGAGACCAGCGCTCTCGACGCCCGCAAGGGCATGCTGCCCCTCATCACGACCTCAGGGCGTCTGCTCGACGTCGCAAGCGATGCCCTGGCGGCTTGGATGCATCAGCAGTTTCCTCAGCTTGACGTCGTCGACGTCCAGAACGCGACCGACGCCCTCGTCCGACTTGCCGTCAGCCACCTCGCCCTCCCGGGCGCGGATGCCGAGGCCACGGGCCAGCAGATCTCCGAGGTGGCACTTCGGTACCTCGGACTGCGTCGATCGGAGCCCGCCGACGCGCCCCGACGTGTCGACCCCACCGTCACCGTCCGCTGA
- a CDS encoding alpha/beta fold hydrolase, which yields MSSFAVPGATLDFDVTGADGPAVVALHGLTSSRRREAVLGLDVAGGLEGVRLLRYDARGHGRSTGRDRIGDYCWPHLAEDLHLLVEHVFGGEVVHGIGASMGTGTLLYAALGDPARFATLTLMIPPTGWRTRASKASEYEWAARLVESSGVAAWMAAGAGAPQPPATRGRPDTLPDVPPSLLPTVLRGAASSDLPSRSSLTTLDVPTLVLAWTADPAHPLETADELGAVLPHCRSVVAEDPDDVRRWASELADHVGAVAPTGPSRPR from the coding sequence GTGTCGTCGTTCGCGGTACCAGGGGCCACGCTCGACTTCGACGTGACCGGTGCGGACGGGCCTGCGGTGGTGGCGCTGCACGGCCTCACGTCGAGCCGGCGCCGCGAGGCGGTCCTGGGGCTCGACGTCGCGGGTGGGCTCGAGGGCGTGCGACTCCTTCGCTACGACGCCCGCGGGCACGGTCGGTCCACCGGCCGCGACCGCATCGGCGACTACTGCTGGCCGCACCTGGCCGAGGACCTCCACCTGCTCGTCGAACACGTGTTCGGTGGGGAAGTGGTGCACGGAATCGGGGCCTCCATGGGCACGGGGACGCTCCTGTACGCCGCCCTCGGCGACCCGGCCAGGTTCGCGACCCTCACGCTGATGATCCCACCGACCGGCTGGCGGACCCGCGCGTCGAAGGCGTCGGAGTACGAGTGGGCGGCGCGGCTCGTCGAGTCCAGCGGCGTGGCGGCCTGGATGGCCGCCGGCGCAGGCGCTCCGCAGCCTCCGGCGACCCGCGGGCGTCCCGACACCCTGCCCGACGTGCCACCGAGCCTGCTCCCGACGGTGCTGCGCGGCGCGGCGTCGTCGGACCTGCCGTCCAGGTCGTCCCTGACGACGCTGGACGTCCCGACACTGGTGCTGGCGTGGACGGCCGACCCGGCGCACCCGCTGGAGACCGCCGACGAGCTCGGTGCCGTCCTGCCGCACTGTCGCAGCGTCGTGGCGGAGGATCCGGACGACGTGCGCCGGTGGGCGAGCGAGCTCGCCGACCACGTCGGCGCAGTGGCCCCGACAGGCCCCTCTCGCCCACGCTGA
- a CDS encoding GNAT family N-acetyltransferase, with translation MRLTHVAHLRLPFGRIVGYDLDVGPVGEQLPISFDQARHVGLGDRAGSWMAITFRPPDVDRDTLAAAWLSVVRRHGTLRSVFSPATSDEPDAGPTLHEVELGPGRWREHAVGPGTRLSDAIRGVLDEHCTPFSSPSHRLCVVESHDRPTVVVAADHAHVDMWSLLVVVRDLQRALAGTLDDAAPARPFADHTAALVERERAPQSVRERWNEVIEACGDTMPRFPLPLGDVERPVPERVELRDVLDVDALAWLSRGARARTVSTLALVTSALTQVTRDLADAPLRAVFPVHSRYEDTWHDSVGWFITNAVLDSPDADPVACAAAVKEAIGLGSWPLEDVFAPWGGMPQSPGMFAISWLDLRRLPVHVDHVGLEAQYVSAAGRTDGVMVWFVLDEAGMHLRCRYPDTEQARASVGGWLDEVVDEIRRAARDAGATLEVDGALLQVGRAERHDVPAILALLADDPIGATRELADATAYEDAYDALVRDPSQLLVVVRDGDTVAATAQLTVIPGLSRGGATRLQIEAVRVASAWRGRGLGGALLEWAHEHGRARGAVLSQLTTDTSRVDARRFYERLGYEASHLGLKRPL, from the coding sequence ATGCGGCTGACCCATGTGGCCCACCTCCGGCTGCCGTTCGGTCGCATCGTGGGCTACGACCTCGACGTCGGACCCGTCGGCGAGCAGCTGCCGATCTCGTTCGACCAGGCTCGCCACGTGGGCCTGGGCGACCGCGCCGGGTCGTGGATGGCGATCACCTTCCGCCCGCCCGACGTGGACCGCGACACGCTGGCCGCGGCCTGGCTGTCGGTGGTCCGGCGCCACGGCACGCTTCGCTCGGTCTTCTCCCCCGCCACCTCCGACGAGCCCGACGCGGGTCCCACGCTGCACGAGGTCGAGCTGGGGCCCGGGCGGTGGCGGGAGCACGCGGTGGGTCCCGGCACTCGGCTCAGCGACGCGATCCGCGGGGTGCTCGACGAGCACTGCACGCCGTTCTCGTCGCCCTCGCACCGGCTGTGCGTGGTCGAGTCGCATGACCGGCCCACCGTCGTGGTCGCCGCGGACCACGCACACGTCGACATGTGGTCGTTGCTGGTCGTCGTGCGGGACCTGCAGCGCGCGCTCGCCGGAACCCTCGACGACGCGGCTCCGGCGCGACCGTTCGCCGACCACACCGCCGCGCTCGTCGAGCGTGAGCGCGCACCGCAGTCGGTGCGCGAGCGATGGAACGAGGTCATCGAGGCGTGCGGCGACACCATGCCGCGCTTCCCGCTCCCGCTGGGCGACGTGGAGCGACCGGTTCCCGAGCGGGTCGAGCTGCGCGACGTGCTCGACGTCGACGCCCTCGCCTGGCTGTCGCGAGGGGCGCGCGCCCGTACCGTGTCGACGCTCGCGCTCGTGACCTCGGCCCTGACCCAGGTCACCCGCGACCTGGCCGACGCTCCCCTGCGCGCCGTGTTCCCGGTCCACAGCCGGTACGAGGACACGTGGCACGACTCGGTCGGGTGGTTCATCACCAACGCCGTCCTCGACTCCCCCGACGCCGACCCCGTGGCGTGCGCCGCGGCCGTGAAGGAGGCCATCGGACTCGGTTCGTGGCCGCTCGAGGACGTGTTCGCGCCTTGGGGCGGCATGCCGCAGTCGCCGGGGATGTTCGCGATCTCGTGGCTGGACCTGCGGCGGCTGCCGGTGCACGTCGACCACGTGGGGCTCGAGGCCCAGTACGTGAGCGCGGCCGGGCGCACCGACGGCGTCATGGTCTGGTTCGTGCTCGACGAGGCGGGGATGCACCTGCGGTGCCGCTACCCCGACACCGAGCAGGCGCGGGCGAGCGTCGGAGGGTGGCTGGACGAGGTCGTCGACGAGATCCGCCGCGCTGCGCGCGACGCCGGGGCGACGCTGGAGGTCGACGGTGCGCTGCTCCAGGTGGGACGGGCCGAGCGGCACGACGTGCCGGCGATCCTCGCGCTGCTCGCGGACGACCCGATCGGCGCGACACGCGAGCTGGCCGACGCGACCGCCTACGAGGACGCCTACGACGCCCTGGTGCGCGATCCGTCCCAGCTGCTCGTGGTCGTGCGCGACGGCGACACGGTGGCGGCCACCGCGCAGCTGACCGTCATCCCCGGGCTGTCACGGGGCGGCGCCACACGGCTGCAGATCGAGGCCGTGCGGGTGGCGTCAGCGTGGCGCGGCCGAGGGCTCGGTGGTGCCCTGCTGGAGTGGGCGCACGAGCACGGACGTGCCCGCGGTGCCGTGCTGAGCCAGCTGACGACCGACACGTCGCGCGTCGACGCCCGCCGGTTCTACGAGCGCCTCGGATACGAGGCGAGCCACCTGGGGCTCAAGCGTCCGCTCTGA
- a CDS encoding DMT family transporter, with translation MPDGAPRGRAVGAIVLAALCFATTGTAQELADVAGSPVAVGLARIALGGTLLALGATWLSRGRATGVAPPSPAGARMPAWVVVAVGAGGVVAYQPTFFEGTARNGVAVGTVVALGSAPVVTGALEAVLRRRVPGVRWGVATTLGIVGVVLVSGLASGSAVAGSAVGWSVGAGASYALYTLAAKELLGRGWSSGRTMGVLFGTAGVVSLPALVLLAGPWLWSGPGLLLVLWLGVVTTAVAYLLFGWGLARLPAADVATLTLAEPLCATVLGVVVLGERVGAVAGLGLVVLACGLAVLATARTDPSRPTRGRSGLRADA, from the coding sequence ATGCCTGACGGCGCACCCCGAGGGCGGGCCGTCGGCGCGATCGTCCTCGCCGCGCTGTGCTTCGCGACCACCGGGACCGCGCAGGAGCTGGCTGACGTGGCCGGGTCGCCCGTCGCCGTGGGGCTGGCCCGCATCGCCCTGGGCGGCACCCTCCTGGCCCTGGGAGCGACGTGGCTGTCCCGGGGCCGGGCGACCGGCGTCGCTCCACCGTCTCCCGCCGGCGCGAGGATGCCCGCCTGGGTGGTCGTCGCCGTCGGCGCCGGAGGAGTCGTGGCCTACCAGCCCACGTTCTTCGAGGGCACGGCCCGCAACGGCGTCGCCGTGGGCACCGTCGTGGCGCTCGGGTCCGCACCGGTCGTGACGGGCGCGCTCGAGGCGGTGCTGCGCCGTCGCGTGCCCGGCGTCCGGTGGGGCGTGGCGACGACCCTCGGCATCGTGGGCGTGGTGCTGGTGTCGGGCCTCGCGTCGGGGTCGGCGGTCGCGGGCTCCGCGGTGGGGTGGTCCGTCGGAGCCGGCGCCTCCTACGCGCTGTACACGCTCGCGGCGAAGGAGCTGCTCGGCCGCGGCTGGTCGTCGGGCCGGACCATGGGGGTCCTGTTCGGCACGGCCGGCGTCGTCAGCCTCCCCGCCCTCGTGCTGCTGGCCGGTCCATGGCTCTGGAGCGGGCCCGGGCTCCTGCTGGTGCTGTGGCTCGGCGTGGTCACCACCGCGGTCGCGTACCTGCTGTTCGGCTGGGGGCTGGCACGCCTGCCCGCCGCCGACGTCGCCACGCTGACGCTCGCCGAGCCGCTCTGCGCCACGGTGCTGGGTGTCGTCGTGCTGGGGGAGCGGGTCGGCGCCGTCGCGGGCCTCGGCCTCGTCGTGCTGGCGTGCGGCCTCGCGGTGCTCGCCACGGCACGCACCGACCCGTCACGCCCCACCCGGGGCCGGTCCGGTCTCAGAGCGGACGCTTGA
- a CDS encoding excinuclease ABC subunit UvrA, translated as MAHTADTHDVIRVQGARENNLQDVSVDLPKRRLTVFTGVSGSGKSSLVFGTIAAESQRLINETYSAFLQGFMPSLARPEVDHLEGLTTAIIVDQERMGANPRSTVGTATDANAMLRILFSRLGDPFVGPPTAFAFNVPTRTASGVMQTEKGGRVEKRVARKEVYLGGMCPRCEGMGSVNDFDLTAIYDAGKTLADGALLVPGYSMDGWYGRIFAGAGLPMDTPVGEFTQDQLQTLLHGEPTKIKVDGVNLTYEGVLTKVKKSMLSKDLEAMQPHVRRFVERAVTFTTCPDCDGTRLTPEALSSRIRGRNIADLCSMQVSDLAEWLRELDEPSVAPLLKGLQHLLDSFTDIGLGYLSLERPAGTLSGGEAQRTKMIRHLGSSLTDVTYVFDEPTIGLHPHDIERMNRLLVQLRDKGNTVLVVEHKPETIAIADHVVDLGPGAGSGGGTICFEGDVAGLRASDTVTGHHLDDRTRVKDTVRRPSGHLEIRGADTHNLQGVDVDVPLGVLCAVTGVAGSGKSSLVHGSITGRDGVVVIDQGAIKGSRRSNPATYTGLLEPIRKAFAKANGVKPALFSSNSEGGCPTCNGAGVIITELGVMATVESPCEECGGRRFRAEVLEHTLGGKDIAEVHEMSIIEAEAFFAEGEGRVPAAQKILARLVDVGLGYLTLGQPLSTLSGGERQRLKLAAQMSDAGEVYVLDEPTTGLHLADVENLLGLLDRLVDDGRSVVVIEHHQAVMAHADWIIDLGPGAGHEGGRVVFEGTPAELVAARAGLTGEHLAGYVDA; from the coding sequence ATGGCCCACACCGCCGACACCCATGACGTCATCCGCGTGCAGGGCGCCCGCGAGAACAACCTCCAGGACGTGAGCGTCGACCTGCCCAAGCGTCGGCTCACCGTGTTCACGGGGGTGTCGGGCTCGGGCAAGAGCTCGCTCGTGTTCGGCACGATCGCCGCGGAGTCCCAGCGCCTCATCAACGAGACCTACAGCGCGTTCCTGCAGGGCTTCATGCCGTCGCTCGCGCGGCCCGAGGTGGACCACCTCGAGGGGCTCACGACGGCGATCATCGTCGACCAGGAACGCATGGGCGCCAACCCGCGATCCACCGTCGGCACCGCCACCGACGCCAACGCGATGCTGCGGATCCTGTTCAGCCGCCTCGGCGACCCCTTCGTCGGCCCGCCGACCGCCTTCGCGTTCAACGTGCCCACCCGCACCGCCAGCGGCGTCATGCAGACCGAGAAGGGCGGCCGGGTCGAGAAGCGCGTGGCGCGCAAGGAGGTCTACCTCGGCGGCATGTGCCCACGCTGCGAGGGGATGGGGTCGGTCAACGACTTCGACCTCACGGCCATCTACGACGCCGGCAAGACCCTCGCCGACGGCGCGCTGCTCGTCCCGGGCTACAGCATGGACGGCTGGTACGGCCGCATCTTCGCCGGCGCCGGCCTGCCGATGGACACGCCCGTGGGGGAGTTCACCCAGGACCAGCTGCAGACGCTCCTGCACGGCGAGCCCACCAAGATCAAGGTCGACGGGGTGAACCTCACCTACGAGGGCGTCCTGACCAAGGTCAAGAAGTCGATGCTGAGCAAGGACCTCGAGGCCATGCAGCCGCACGTGCGTCGGTTCGTGGAGCGTGCGGTCACGTTCACGACCTGCCCCGACTGCGACGGCACCCGCCTCACGCCCGAGGCGCTCTCGTCCCGCATCCGGGGCAGGAACATCGCCGACCTCTGCTCCATGCAGGTCAGCGACCTGGCCGAGTGGCTGCGCGAGCTCGACGAGCCGTCGGTCGCACCGCTGCTCAAGGGCCTGCAGCACCTGCTCGACTCCTTCACCGACATCGGCCTGGGCTACCTCTCCCTGGAGCGCCCCGCCGGGACGCTGTCGGGCGGCGAGGCGCAGCGGACCAAGATGATCCGGCACCTCGGGTCGTCGCTGACCGACGTCACCTACGTCTTCGACGAGCCCACCATCGGCCTGCACCCCCACGACATCGAGCGGATGAACCGGCTGCTCGTGCAGCTGCGCGACAAGGGCAACACCGTGCTCGTCGTCGAGCACAAGCCCGAGACGATCGCCATCGCCGACCACGTCGTCGACCTCGGACCCGGAGCCGGCTCCGGCGGAGGGACCATCTGCTTCGAGGGCGACGTCGCCGGACTGCGGGCCAGCGACACCGTGACGGGTCACCACCTCGACGACCGCACCCGGGTCAAGGACACCGTCCGCCGGCCCTCCGGCCACCTGGAGATCCGCGGCGCCGACACCCACAACCTGCAGGGCGTCGACGTCGACGTGCCACTGGGCGTGCTCTGCGCGGTGACCGGCGTGGCCGGCTCGGGCAAGAGCTCGCTCGTGCACGGCTCGATCACCGGGCGTGACGGGGTCGTCGTCATCGACCAGGGCGCCATCAAGGGGTCCCGACGCAGCAACCCCGCCACCTACACGGGCCTGCTCGAGCCGATCCGCAAGGCGTTCGCCAAGGCCAACGGGGTGAAGCCGGCGCTGTTCAGCTCCAACTCCGAGGGCGGCTGCCCCACGTGCAACGGCGCCGGCGTGATCATCACCGAGCTGGGCGTCATGGCGACCGTCGAGTCGCCGTGCGAGGAGTGCGGCGGCCGTCGGTTCCGCGCGGAGGTGCTCGAGCACACCCTCGGGGGCAAGGACATCGCCGAGGTGCACGAGATGTCGATCATCGAGGCGGAGGCGTTCTTCGCCGAGGGGGAGGGGCGCGTCCCCGCTGCCCAGAAGATCCTCGCGCGCCTCGTCGACGTGGGCCTGGGCTACCTGACGCTCGGGCAGCCGCTCTCCACCCTCTCCGGCGGTGAGCGCCAGCGGCTGAAGCTGGCCGCGCAGATGTCGGACGCCGGCGAGGTGTACGTGCTCGACGAGCCCACCACCGGCCTGCACCTCGCCGACGTCGAGAACCTGCTCGGGCTGCTCGACCGGCTCGTCGACGACGGTCGCTCGGTCGTCGTGATCGAGCACCACCAGGCCGTGATGGCCCACGCCGACTGGATCATCGACCTCGGTCCGGGCGCGGGCCACGAGGGCGGCCGCGTGGTCTTCGAGGGAACCCCGGCCGAGCTGGTCGCCGCCCGCGCCGGTCTCACCGGGGAGCACCTGGCCGGCTACGTCGATGCCTGA
- a CDS encoding MFS transporter, whose amino-acid sequence MTPAVRAARNAVAVVFALNGFMFASWMARLPAVRDALGLSPAQLGLLLLAISAGSLTGLPLAGALCDRFGAARVVAVSAVVVALAQTAAAAGAESGVALAAAVPMAFMGFGIGAWDVAMNLHGARVEQHMGRTVMPRFHAGFSLGTVVGAGLGAGAAALDLDLRVHLAATSTIGLVGALAAVRAFLPGHEDHGEDPQGARSASAWTEPRTLLIGLMVLALAFTEGTANDWLAVALVDGYDVPDWAGALGFGAFVTAMTLGRVVGPALLDRHGRVTVLWSTMGLAFVGVLLTVLAPVPELAVVGILLWGLGASLGFPVGMSAAADDPRRAAARVSVVSTIGYTAFLAGPPLVGFVGEHSGTLQALLVVAALLVPSALVVPAARERRTP is encoded by the coding sequence GTGACGCCCGCCGTCCGAGCGGCGCGCAACGCCGTCGCCGTCGTCTTCGCCCTCAACGGGTTCATGTTCGCCAGCTGGATGGCGCGGCTCCCCGCGGTCCGTGACGCGCTCGGGCTGTCCCCTGCCCAGCTCGGCCTGCTCCTGCTCGCGATCTCCGCCGGGTCGCTGACCGGCCTCCCGCTCGCCGGAGCCCTGTGCGACCGGTTCGGCGCCGCCCGCGTGGTCGCCGTGTCCGCGGTCGTCGTCGCCCTGGCGCAGACCGCCGCGGCCGCCGGAGCGGAGTCGGGCGTCGCGCTCGCCGCCGCGGTGCCGATGGCCTTCATGGGCTTCGGCATCGGTGCGTGGGACGTGGCGATGAACTTGCACGGCGCTCGTGTCGAGCAGCACATGGGCCGTACGGTGATGCCCCGCTTCCACGCAGGCTTCAGCCTCGGCACCGTGGTCGGTGCGGGGCTGGGCGCCGGTGCCGCGGCGCTGGACCTCGACCTGCGCGTCCATCTCGCGGCCACCAGCACGATCGGTCTCGTGGGCGCGCTCGCGGCGGTCCGGGCGTTCCTGCCCGGCCACGAGGACCACGGCGAGGATCCGCAGGGCGCACGGTCCGCGTCGGCCTGGACGGAGCCGCGCACGCTGCTCATCGGCCTGATGGTGCTGGCTCTCGCCTTCACCGAGGGCACGGCCAACGACTGGTTGGCGGTGGCCCTGGTCGACGGCTACGACGTGCCGGACTGGGCCGGTGCTCTCGGCTTCGGCGCCTTCGTCACGGCGATGACGCTGGGCCGGGTCGTGGGCCCGGCGCTGCTCGACCGCCACGGTCGGGTGACGGTGCTCTGGTCGACGATGGGACTGGCCTTCGTCGGCGTGCTGCTCACCGTGCTGGCGCCCGTCCCCGAGCTCGCGGTCGTCGGCATCCTGCTCTGGGGCCTGGGCGCCTCGCTGGGGTTCCCCGTCGGCATGAGCGCCGCCGCCGACGACCCACGCCGCGCCGCGGCCCGGGTCAGCGTGGTCTCCACGATCGGGTACACCGCCTTCCTGGCCGGCCCGCCCCTGGTCGGCTTCGTCGGCGAGCACTCCGGCACGCTCCAGGCGCTGCTCGTGGTGGCCGCCCTGCTGGTCCCGTCCGCGCTCGTCGTTCCTGCTGCGCGGGAGCGCCGCACGCCCTAG
- a CDS encoding low affinity iron permease family protein, protein MGTEEAARGGDDRSVFDRFVESAESVVTRAPFFLVCAGIVVAWAVSLPLWADLKAWQVAIHTVASVQSLFLLALLENAGRRAEEASQEKLNVIAEALADLMESRARDDERLGESVQRLRDAVGLEDRH, encoded by the coding sequence ATGGGTACTGAGGAGGCCGCCCGCGGCGGCGACGACCGGTCCGTCTTCGACCGCTTCGTGGAGTCGGCGGAGTCGGTGGTCACCCGGGCTCCGTTCTTCCTGGTGTGCGCCGGCATCGTGGTGGCGTGGGCGGTCAGCCTGCCGCTCTGGGCCGACCTGAAGGCGTGGCAGGTCGCGATCCACACCGTCGCGAGCGTCCAGTCGCTGTTCCTGCTCGCCCTGCTGGAGAACGCCGGGCGGCGGGCCGAGGAGGCGTCGCAGGAGAAGCTCAACGTGATCGCCGAGGCGCTGGCCGACCTGATGGAGTCACGGGCGCGCGACGACGAACGGCTGGGCGAGTCGGTGCAGCGCCTGCGCGACGCGGTCGGTCTCGAGGACCGGCACTGA
- a CDS encoding alpha/beta fold hydrolase — protein sequence MTDAIYAREVGDTGERVVFLHGLFGQGRNFTQAAKALQPELRSLLVDLPNHGHSAWTDSVDYVDVADQVAAFLSERWASGGRTHVVGHSMGGKVAMVLALRHPDLVDRLVVVDIAPAPSDGAGEFEHLLDSLASLDLDTLARRGDADEQLRERIDNDTVRGFLLQNLRSIPPSEGGGFRWMANLALLRRDLPVIGGFPEIDGTFDRPVLWLAGERSDYVGDDDAHHMRTLFPRTRLVTVKGAGHWVHSEKPDAFASALRTFLLA from the coding sequence GTGACCGACGCCATCTACGCCCGCGAGGTCGGCGACACGGGGGAGCGGGTCGTCTTCCTGCACGGACTCTTCGGCCAGGGCCGCAACTTCACGCAGGCCGCCAAGGCGCTGCAGCCCGAGCTGCGCTCGCTCCTCGTCGACCTGCCCAACCACGGCCACTCCGCGTGGACCGACTCCGTCGACTACGTGGACGTGGCCGACCAGGTGGCGGCGTTCCTGAGCGAGCGGTGGGCGTCGGGGGGTCGCACCCACGTCGTGGGGCACTCCATGGGCGGCAAGGTCGCCATGGTGCTGGCCCTGCGTCACCCGGACCTCGTGGACCGACTCGTCGTGGTGGACATCGCCCCTGCTCCGAGCGACGGCGCCGGGGAGTTCGAGCACCTGCTGGACAGCCTGGCCTCGCTCGACCTCGACACGCTCGCGCGGCGCGGCGACGCCGACGAGCAGCTGCGCGAGCGGATCGACAACGACACGGTGCGCGGGTTCCTCCTGCAGAACCTGCGATCGATCCCCCCGAGCGAGGGCGGAGGGTTTCGCTGGATGGCGAACCTCGCCCTCCTGCGCCGGGACCTGCCGGTCATCGGCGGCTTCCCCGAGATCGACGGGACCTTCGACAGGCCCGTCCTCTGGCTCGCGGGGGAGCGGTCGGACTACGTCGGCGACGACGACGCCCACCACATGCGCACCCTGTTCCCCCGCACCCGCCTCGTGACCGTGAAGGGCGCCGGCCACTGGGTCCACTCGGAGAAGCCGGACGCCTTCGCCTCGGCGCTACGGACCTTCCTCCTGGCCTGA